From the genome of Hymenobacter sp. PAMC 26628, one region includes:
- a CDS encoding PQQ-dependent sugar dehydrogenase, which translates to MKISALRSALLPAALAGGAALLALAPAAPRVAPDPGNAGLKLPTGFGALVVAETGGKARHLAVTPEGTVYVKLNKPTAQGGILVLKPSATGKATVASGFGNYGGTGMYLKNGYLYASSDKDVYRYKLDAKNQVINPAQPELVVAGLKLGQEHESKSIVLDNAGNLYVNVGAYSNSCQVKDREKGSMGIANCPVLDSAGGIWQFKADGQRQRQAQGTRYTTGLRNVVGLDWNEKDNQLFVMQHGRDQLHDIFPAMYDEKTSSQLPAECMYALKSGDNAGWPYIYYDPAKRQKMLAPEYGGDGKKAVTDKYIDPVAAYPAHMAPDALLFYTGSMFPAKYRNGAFIAFHGSWNRAPEPQMGYFVAFQPFKDGKPSGPYEVFADNFAGTAAKTASGRADHRPCGLAQGPDGSLYVSDDSKGTIFRIVYNK; encoded by the coding sequence ATGAAAATTTCTGCCCTTCGCTCTGCTCTGCTGCCCGCCGCCCTGGCCGGCGGCGCAGCCCTGCTTGCCCTTGCGCCGGCCGCGCCCCGCGTGGCCCCCGACCCCGGCAACGCTGGCCTGAAACTACCGACCGGCTTTGGGGCCCTGGTGGTGGCCGAAACCGGCGGCAAGGCCCGGCACCTCGCCGTCACGCCCGAGGGCACGGTGTACGTAAAACTCAACAAGCCCACGGCCCAGGGCGGCATCCTGGTGCTGAAGCCCTCGGCAACCGGCAAGGCCACCGTAGCCAGCGGCTTCGGCAACTACGGCGGCACGGGCATGTACCTCAAAAACGGGTACTTGTACGCCTCGTCCGACAAAGACGTGTACCGCTACAAGCTCGACGCCAAAAACCAAGTCATCAACCCCGCCCAGCCCGAACTGGTGGTGGCGGGCCTCAAGCTGGGCCAGGAGCACGAGAGCAAGTCCATCGTGCTCGACAACGCCGGCAACCTCTACGTGAACGTGGGGGCCTACTCCAACTCGTGCCAAGTGAAGGACCGCGAGAAGGGCTCGATGGGCATCGCCAACTGCCCGGTCCTGGACTCGGCGGGCGGCATCTGGCAGTTCAAGGCCGATGGGCAGCGCCAGCGCCAGGCCCAGGGCACGCGCTACACCACCGGCCTGCGCAACGTGGTGGGCCTCGACTGGAACGAGAAGGACAACCAGCTCTTCGTGATGCAGCACGGCCGCGACCAACTGCACGACATCTTCCCGGCCATGTACGACGAGAAAACCTCGTCCCAGCTGCCGGCCGAGTGCATGTACGCCCTCAAGTCGGGCGACAACGCCGGCTGGCCCTACATCTACTATGACCCCGCCAAGCGCCAGAAAATGCTGGCCCCCGAGTACGGCGGCGACGGCAAAAAAGCTGTGACCGACAAGTACATTGACCCGGTGGCCGCCTACCCCGCCCACATGGCCCCCGACGCGCTGCTGTTCTACACCGGTAGCATGTTCCCGGCCAAATACCGCAACGGGGCCTTCATCGCCTTCCACGGCTCCTGGAACCGGGCCCCCGAGCCCCAGATGGGCTACTTCGTGGCCTTCCAGCCCTTCAAGGACGGCAAGCCCAGCGGCCCCTATGAGGTATTTGCCGACAACTTCGCCGGCACGGCCGCTAAAACCGCTTCGGGCCGCGCCGACCACCGCCCCTGCGGCTTGGCCCAGGGCCCCGACGGCTCGCTCTACGTGAGCGACGACTCGAAAGGCACCATTTTCCGCATCGTTTACAACAAGTAG
- a CDS encoding SDR family oxidoreductase, giving the protein MRVFVTGATGFIGSAIVQELLGAGHQVLGLARSEAAAQALTAAGAEAHPGALGDLDSLRRGAAAADGVIHAAYGHDFSAYEAAGQADKLAIETLGSALASSGRPLVVTAGLAGLALGRLGTEEDTPGPSPRLSEPAALALVAQGVRASVVRLAPSVHDHGDYGFVPTLINIARQTGVAAYVGEGLNRWSAVHRLDAAHLFRLALEHGVAGARYHGVADEGVRMRELAAIIGRHLGVPVASKSPA; this is encoded by the coding sequence ATGCGTGTTTTCGTAACCGGCGCTACGGGCTTCATCGGCTCGGCCATCGTTCAAGAACTACTCGGCGCGGGCCACCAGGTGCTCGGCCTCGCCCGCTCGGAAGCCGCCGCCCAGGCCCTCACCGCCGCGGGCGCCGAGGCCCACCCGGGGGCCCTCGGCGACCTCGACAGCCTGCGGCGCGGCGCGGCGGCCGCGGACGGCGTCATCCACGCGGCCTACGGCCACGATTTCTCCGCCTATGAGGCCGCGGGCCAAGCCGATAAACTGGCCATTGAAACGCTCGGCAGCGCGCTGGCCAGTTCGGGCCGCCCCTTGGTGGTCACTGCCGGGCTGGCGGGCCTGGCCCTGGGGCGCCTCGGCACCGAAGAAGACACGCCCGGCCCTTCGCCCCGCTTGTCGGAGCCGGCCGCGCTGGCGCTGGTGGCGCAGGGCGTGCGGGCGTCCGTGGTACGCCTGGCGCCCTCCGTGCACGACCATGGCGACTACGGCTTCGTGCCAACGCTCATTAATATTGCCCGCCAAACGGGCGTGGCGGCGTACGTAGGCGAAGGGCTTAACCGCTGGTCCGCCGTGCACCGGCTCGATGCGGCCCACCTCTTCCGGCTGGCGCTGGAGCACGGCGTGGCCGGGGCCCGCTACCACGGCGTGGCCGACGAAGGCGTGCGGATGCGCGAGCTTGCGGCCATCATTGGCCGCCACTTGGGCGTGCCGGTCGCCAGCAAATCACCCGCGTAG
- a CDS encoding TolC family protein, with amino-acid sequence MVLFVFRWLAAGALVLGLGAGAARAQGAGQPTLGPLPAVAPAEPASLRALPDFLAVAYAQSPLLGDLRNQVLQNRLDSLRRKAQNGVQVAGIGAAVASPSITNSSGEQVIGYDQAVSNGGNYATFGQATKPVLNRFQLQTDYRILGNQGLVLRNTGRLSALDLRRSVTDQFLMAYAAQLQFDFSRTLLGQLRQQDQQLRQLVNAGVFKQTQYLSFYLSVHTQEVTVEQNRLGYRRELGTLRYLCGVADTALVALAVPGAPVRRPLAGLGSITQRQYTLDSLRYQLDRQAVDASYRPKLSAVLDAGIQSSQPGLLALGHSTGLGAGFLLALPIFDGHQRQLQYQRIDLGERSRRGYRQFLTVQRQQQYDQLGALIQASEALAARIREQLRVAEALVGAARQQLATGDVMILDYLNLVTSYRTLQFSLTQAETDRLRSQYALDYLAE; translated from the coding sequence GTGGTGCTTTTTGTTTTTCGCTGGCTAGCCGCAGGGGCCCTGGTGCTGGGCCTAGGGGCCGGGGCGGCCCGTGCCCAAGGGGCGGGCCAGCCCACGCTGGGGCCCCTGCCGGCCGTGGCGCCCGCCGAGCCGGCCAGCCTGCGGGCGCTGCCCGACTTCCTGGCCGTGGCCTACGCCCAAAGCCCGCTGCTGGGCGACCTGCGCAACCAAGTGCTGCAAAACCGCCTCGACAGCCTCCGCCGCAAGGCGCAGAACGGCGTGCAGGTGGCCGGCATCGGGGCGGCGGTGGCGTCGCCGTCCATCACGAACAGCAGCGGCGAGCAGGTCATCGGCTACGACCAGGCCGTGAGCAACGGCGGCAACTACGCCACCTTCGGGCAGGCCACCAAGCCGGTGCTCAACCGCTTCCAGCTGCAAACCGACTACCGCATCCTGGGCAACCAGGGGCTGGTGCTGCGCAACACTGGCCGCCTCTCAGCTCTGGATTTGCGCCGCTCCGTAACCGACCAGTTCCTGATGGCTTATGCCGCGCAGCTGCAATTCGACTTCAGCCGCACCTTGCTCGGGCAGCTGCGCCAGCAAGACCAGCAGCTGCGCCAGCTCGTGAACGCGGGCGTGTTCAAGCAGACGCAGTACCTGAGCTTTTACCTGTCGGTGCACACCCAGGAGGTAACCGTGGAGCAAAACCGCCTCGGCTACCGGCGCGAGCTGGGCACGCTGCGCTACCTGTGCGGCGTGGCCGACACGGCCCTGGTGGCCCTGGCCGTGCCCGGGGCCCCGGTGCGCCGGCCGTTGGCGGGCCTGGGCTCCATCACCCAGCGCCAGTACACGCTGGATAGCCTGCGCTACCAGCTCGACCGCCAGGCCGTGGACGCCAGCTACCGGCCCAAGCTGAGCGCGGTGCTCGACGCCGGCATCCAATCATCGCAGCCCGGGCTGCTGGCCCTGGGGCACAGCACCGGCCTGGGGGCAGGCTTTTTGCTGGCACTGCCTATTTTCGACGGCCACCAGCGGCAGCTCCAGTACCAGCGCATTGACTTGGGCGAGCGGAGCCGGCGCGGCTACCGGCAGTTCCTGACGGTGCAGCGGCAGCAGCAGTACGACCAGCTGGGGGCCCTCATCCAAGCCTCGGAGGCGCTGGCGGCGCGCATCCGCGAGCAGCTGCGGGTAGCCGAGGCCCTGGTGGGCGCCGCCCGCCAGCAGCTGGCCACCGGCGACGTGATGATCTTGGACTACCTAAACCTGGTGACGAGCTACCGCACCCTGCAGTTCAGCCTCACGCAGGCCGAAACCGACCGCCTTCGCAGCCAGTACGCGCTAGACTATTTGGCGGAATAG
- a CDS encoding efflux RND transporter periplasmic adaptor subunit → MLRFLPFALLLLLAACHSGAPAADAPADGEAAAAKPRAVVTVGTVQRDTVTDVLRLSALSAYPAKDVLRATTTGYLLAPVPVPGQRVAAGQTVFTLQTKESRVLHLDKLTGDPRLRFSGIIRIKASQAGVLATVDKLAGDYVQDGEQLALSYDRARFGFVLDVPVTQLRYVRVGQPCRIRLPDGRILPGRVAEVLATADAALQTQRYTVRPTGPVPELPENLAVQVEVDRTAPHLTPTLPRAAVLTDETQTQFWVMRLLNDSTAVKVPVTVGNQQTDRVEIKSPAFTSRDKILLSGNYGLDDTAAVKVQRAGQVPPAAAE, encoded by the coding sequence ATGCTCCGTTTTCTGCCTTTTGCGTTGCTCTTGCTTTTGGCCGCTTGCCACTCCGGGGCCCCCGCGGCCGACGCACCCGCCGACGGCGAGGCCGCCGCCGCGAAGCCCCGCGCCGTCGTCACGGTGGGCACGGTGCAGCGCGATACCGTGACGGACGTGCTCCGGCTGAGCGCCCTTTCGGCCTACCCGGCCAAGGACGTGCTGCGCGCCACCACCACCGGCTACCTGCTGGCGCCGGTGCCGGTGCCGGGCCAGCGCGTGGCCGCCGGGCAAACCGTGTTCACCCTCCAAACCAAGGAAAGCCGGGTGCTGCACCTGGATAAGCTCACCGGCGACCCGCGCCTGCGCTTCTCCGGCATCATCCGCATCAAGGCCAGCCAGGCGGGCGTGCTGGCCACCGTAGACAAGCTGGCCGGCGATTACGTGCAGGACGGCGAGCAGCTAGCCCTGAGCTACGACCGCGCCCGCTTCGGCTTCGTGCTCGACGTGCCCGTGACGCAGCTGCGTTACGTGCGCGTGGGCCAGCCCTGCCGCATTCGCCTGCCCGATGGCCGCATCTTGCCGGGCCGCGTGGCCGAAGTGCTCGCCACCGCCGACGCCGCCCTCCAAACCCAGCGCTACACCGTGCGCCCCACCGGCCCGGTGCCCGAACTGCCCGAAAACCTCGCCGTGCAAGTCGAGGTCGACCGCACCGCGCCGCACCTGACCCCTACCCTGCCCCGCGCGGCCGTCCTCACCGACGAAACCCAGACCCAGTTTTGGGTGATGCGCCTGCTCAACGACTCGACCGCCGTGAAGGTACCCGTGACCGTGGGCAACCAGCAGACCGACCGCGTGGAAATTAAGTCGCCCGCCTTCACCAGCCGCGACAAGATTCTGCTCTCCGGCAACTATGGCCTCGACGACACGGCGGCCGTGAAAGTGCAGCGGGCCGGCCAGGTGCC
- a CDS encoding response regulator transcription factor — protein sequence MKLLLIEDEPALRAVLLESLRPGGYVVEVAADFAQAYEKIKLYRYDCVLLDLTLPDGNGLDLVRVLKADNSPAGVLIFTARDTLEDRIAGLDLGADDYLVKPFHLSELNARLRAIIRRRQFQGQHHIVFRDLLVWPDQAEVLVRGEPLALTRKEYDLLLYLLANPDRVLTKEAIAEHLCGDAVDAADSFDFIYTHFKNLRKKLQEKGADNYIRTMYGVGYKLSSE from the coding sequence ATGAAGCTCCTGCTTATCGAAGACGAACCTGCCCTGCGCGCCGTGCTGCTCGAATCGCTGCGCCCCGGCGGCTACGTGGTGGAAGTGGCGGCCGATTTTGCCCAGGCCTACGAGAAAATCAAGCTCTACCGCTACGACTGCGTGCTGCTCGACCTTACGCTGCCCGACGGCAACGGCCTCGACCTGGTGCGGGTCCTGAAGGCCGATAATTCGCCGGCCGGCGTGCTCATCTTCACCGCCCGCGATACCCTGGAGGACCGCATCGCCGGCCTCGACCTGGGGGCCGACGACTACCTCGTCAAGCCCTTTCACCTCTCGGAGCTGAACGCCCGGCTGCGGGCCATCATCCGGCGGCGGCAGTTCCAGGGGCAGCACCACATCGTGTTCCGCGACCTGCTGGTGTGGCCCGACCAAGCCGAAGTGCTGGTGCGCGGCGAGCCCCTTGCCCTCACCCGCAAAGAGTACGACCTGCTCCTCTACCTGCTCGCCAACCCCGACCGCGTCCTCACCAAAGAAGCCATCGCCGAGCACCTCTGCGGCGACGCCGTGGACGCCGCCGACTCATTCGATTTCATCTACACCCACTTCAAAAACCTGCGCAAAAAGCTCCAGGAAAAAGGCGCCGATAATTACATTCGTACCATGTACGGCGTAGGGTATAAGCTTAGCAGCGAGTAG
- a CDS encoding glycoside hydrolase family 97 protein translates to MPHPFPARRLAPRRLIRQSLLLVSFVCCWNFAHAEEIKSPNANLALTFSLQAGGVPTYSLTYKGRAVIKPSHLGLELKEGPGLANGFAVRDAKTTAFDQTWTPVWGETKTIRNHYNELTVTLTQAATKRTMVLHFRVFDDGLGFRYEFPKQPELAYFVVKEERTQFALAGDHKAFWLPGDYDTQEYSTTTSKLSEVRGLMKTAVTGNASQTTFSPTGVQTPLMLKSADGLYINLHEAALIDYSTMSLELDDKNFVLESHLTPDAQGNKGYLQTPCLSPWRTIIVSDRAGDILESKLVLNLNEPTKYTDTSWIKPTKYVGVWWEMITGKSTWSYTNGGNLKLDSINYATLKPSGTHGATTAHVKEYIDFAAQHHLDAVLVEGWNIGWEDWFGQSKDYVFDFVTPYPDFDVQELHRYAAGKGIKIIMHHETSSSVRNYERHMERAYQFMNDNGYTAVKSGYVGNILPRGEHHYGQWLNNHYLYAITEAAKHKIMVNAHEAVRPTGLARTYPNLIGNEAARGTEYESFGGNNADHTTILPFTRLIGGPMDYTPGIFQTRVSAYNPANKSFVHSTLARQLALYVTMYSPLQMAADLPETYNKHLDAFQFIEDVAVDWDDSKVLEAEPGDYITIARKAKGKSSWFVGSTCDEQGRTSRIDLSFLDPGKTYLATIYADGKNAHYEKNPQAYAIRKLIVTSKSKLTQYCAPGGGYAISLTEGTARR, encoded by the coding sequence ATGCCCCACCCTTTCCCCGCCCGCCGGTTGGCGCCCCGCCGCCTCATTCGCCAGTCGCTACTCCTGGTTAGCTTCGTTTGCTGCTGGAATTTCGCGCACGCCGAAGAAATCAAGTCGCCCAACGCCAACCTGGCGCTCACCTTCTCGCTGCAAGCGGGCGGGGTGCCCACTTACAGCCTCACCTACAAGGGCCGGGCGGTCATCAAGCCCAGCCACCTGGGTTTGGAGCTGAAGGAGGGCCCCGGGCTCGCCAACGGCTTTGCCGTGCGCGACGCCAAAACCACGGCCTTCGACCAAACCTGGACGCCGGTGTGGGGCGAAACCAAAACCATCCGCAACCACTACAACGAGCTGACCGTCACGCTCACGCAGGCCGCCACCAAGCGCACGATGGTGCTGCACTTCCGGGTGTTCGACGACGGGCTGGGCTTCCGCTACGAGTTTCCCAAGCAGCCCGAGCTGGCGTATTTCGTGGTGAAGGAAGAGCGCACGCAGTTTGCCCTGGCCGGCGACCACAAGGCCTTTTGGCTGCCCGGCGACTACGACACGCAGGAGTACAGCACCACCACTTCGAAACTGTCGGAGGTGCGCGGGCTGATGAAAACGGCCGTGACCGGCAACGCCTCGCAAACCACGTTCTCGCCCACCGGCGTGCAAACGCCGCTCATGCTCAAGAGCGCGGACGGCCTGTACATCAACCTGCACGAGGCGGCGCTGATTGACTACTCCACCATGTCGCTGGAGCTGGACGACAAGAACTTCGTGCTCGAATCGCACCTCACGCCCGACGCCCAGGGCAACAAAGGCTACCTGCAAACGCCCTGCCTCTCGCCCTGGCGCACCATCATCGTCAGCGACCGGGCCGGCGACATTCTGGAGTCGAAGCTGGTGCTCAACCTCAACGAGCCCACCAAGTACACGGACACGAGCTGGATCAAGCCCACCAAATACGTGGGCGTGTGGTGGGAAATGATTACCGGCAAAAGCACGTGGTCGTACACCAACGGCGGCAACCTCAAGCTCGATTCCATCAATTACGCCACGCTCAAGCCCAGCGGCACGCACGGCGCCACCACGGCCCACGTGAAGGAGTACATCGACTTTGCCGCCCAGCACCACCTCGACGCCGTGCTGGTGGAGGGCTGGAACATCGGCTGGGAAGACTGGTTCGGCCAGAGCAAAGACTACGTGTTCGATTTCGTGACGCCGTACCCCGACTTTGACGTGCAGGAGCTGCACCGCTACGCGGCCGGCAAAGGCATCAAAATCATCATGCACCACGAAACCAGCAGCTCGGTGCGCAACTACGAGCGGCACATGGAGCGGGCCTACCAGTTCATGAACGACAACGGCTACACGGCCGTGAAGAGCGGCTACGTGGGCAACATCCTGCCCCGTGGCGAGCACCACTACGGGCAGTGGCTCAACAACCACTACCTCTACGCCATCACGGAGGCCGCCAAGCACAAAATCATGGTGAACGCCCACGAGGCCGTGCGCCCCACCGGCCTGGCCCGCACCTACCCTAACCTGATTGGCAACGAGGCCGCCCGCGGCACTGAGTACGAATCGTTCGGGGGCAACAACGCCGACCACACCACTATTCTGCCCTTCACGCGCCTCATTGGGGGCCCCATGGACTACACGCCGGGCATTTTCCAGACGCGGGTGAGTGCCTACAACCCCGCCAACAAGTCGTTCGTGCACAGTACCCTGGCCCGCCAGCTGGCCCTGTACGTGACCATGTACAGCCCGTTGCAGATGGCCGCCGACCTGCCCGAAACCTACAACAAGCACCTCGATGCTTTCCAGTTCATCGAGGACGTGGCCGTGGACTGGGACGACTCGAAGGTGCTCGAAGCCGAGCCCGGCGACTACATCACCATCGCCCGCAAGGCCAAGGGCAAAAGCAGCTGGTTCGTGGGCAGCACCTGCGACGAGCAGGGCCGTACCTCCCGCATCGACCTAAGCTTTTTGGACCCCGGCAAAACGTACCTGGCCACGATTTACGCCGACGGTAAAAACGCGCACTACGAGAAAAACCCGCAGGCCTATGCCATCCGCAAACTCATCGTCACCAGCAAATCCAAGCTCACGCAATACTGCGCGCCGGGCGGCGGCTACGCCATCAGCCTGACGGAAGGCACAGCGCGGCGCTAG
- a CDS encoding c-type cytochrome encodes MTRSSLLGAALLLAAVLALPGAGPAGAQTKPKPKAAAAGAPAPALLAQGKQVYTQYCLSCHQADGGGVQNMNPPLTKTEYVLGDKARLTNILVHGFAEKVEIQGETYRNVMPAHDFLTDAQMAAVLTYVRNSFGNKASAVSVAEVKATRASK; translated from the coding sequence ATGACCCGTTCTTCCCTTTTGGGGGCCGCCCTCCTGCTGGCTGCGGTCCTGGCGCTGCCGGGCGCTGGGCCCGCGGGGGCCCAAACCAAGCCCAAACCTAAAGCCGCTGCCGCCGGGGCCCCCGCCCCGGCGCTGCTGGCCCAAGGCAAGCAAGTATACACGCAATACTGCCTCAGCTGCCACCAGGCCGACGGCGGCGGCGTACAAAACATGAACCCGCCCCTCACTAAAACCGAGTACGTGCTCGGCGACAAAGCGCGGCTAACCAATATCCTGGTGCACGGCTTTGCGGAGAAAGTGGAAATCCAAGGCGAGACGTACCGCAACGTCATGCCAGCCCACGACTTTCTCACCGACGCGCAAATGGCCGCCGTGCTCACCTACGTGCGCAACTCGTTCGGCAACAAAGCCAGCGCCGTGAGCGTAGCCGAGGTAAAAGCTACCCGCGCCAGCAAGTAA
- a CDS encoding sensor histidine kinase, whose amino-acid sequence MKLLAATNRYYLALAAVLFAVGSGALYVGVNHALRHEVGEQLAVRRHEVEQQVRAGRPLPAPPFESGLDVSTGPRPVGFSDIVLRDTLEHEWVPHRQLTFAVRPAAGPPAWVTVRKSLVETDDLVRVILTTMLGVLAALLGGAALLNRWLAGRLWAPFRHTLGALRGYDLQQHQPLALPTPAIAEFAELNLALTHLSQRLVADYENLREFTANAAHETQTPLAIMQAQLEQLLQLPVLERDPAAAPLLAELYGATRRLSRLHQALGLLSRIENRQFAAAAPVRLDELVAEKSRQLGPLLEARGLALHLHAPAALVVYMHPGLADSLVHNLLHNAIKHNEPGGDVTAVLGGNFFEISNPGADPGGDPARFFERFRKHRATADSPGLGLSIVQQIGVYYGFGVSYMFEPAGRRHVLRVQFGA is encoded by the coding sequence ATGAAGCTGCTCGCCGCCACCAACCGCTACTACCTGGCCCTGGCGGCGGTGCTGTTCGCGGTGGGCAGCGGGGCCCTGTACGTAGGCGTGAACCACGCCTTGCGCCACGAGGTAGGCGAGCAGCTGGCCGTTCGCCGCCACGAAGTTGAGCAGCAGGTGCGCGCCGGCCGGCCGCTGCCGGCGCCCCCGTTCGAGTCGGGGCTGGACGTGAGCACGGGGCCCCGGCCGGTGGGCTTCAGCGACATTGTGCTGCGCGACACGCTGGAGCACGAATGGGTGCCGCACCGGCAGCTCACGTTTGCGGTGCGCCCGGCGGCGGGGCCCCCGGCGTGGGTGACGGTGCGCAAGTCGCTGGTCGAAACCGACGATTTGGTGCGCGTCATTCTCACCACCATGCTGGGCGTGCTGGCGGCGCTGCTGGGCGGCGCGGCCCTGCTCAACCGCTGGCTAGCGGGGCGGCTCTGGGCCCCGTTTCGGCACACGCTGGGGGCCCTGCGCGGCTACGACTTGCAGCAGCACCAGCCCCTGGCGCTGCCCACGCCCGCCATCGCCGAGTTTGCCGAACTGAACCTGGCCCTGACGCACCTCAGCCAGCGCCTGGTGGCCGACTACGAAAACCTGCGCGAGTTCACGGCCAACGCGGCCCACGAAACCCAGACGCCGCTGGCCATTATGCAGGCCCAGCTGGAACAACTGCTGCAACTGCCGGTCCTGGAGCGCGACCCCGCCGCCGCGCCGCTACTGGCGGAATTATACGGTGCCACGCGCCGCCTCTCGCGCCTGCACCAAGCCCTGGGGCTGCTCAGCCGCATCGAAAACCGGCAGTTTGCCGCCGCCGCCCCGGTGCGGCTTGACGAGCTAGTGGCCGAAAAAAGCCGGCAGCTGGGGCCCCTACTCGAAGCCCGGGGCTTGGCCTTGCACCTGCACGCGCCGGCGGCCCTGGTGGTGTACATGCACCCCGGCCTGGCCGATTCGCTGGTGCACAACCTGCTGCACAACGCCATCAAGCACAACGAGCCGGGCGGCGATGTAACGGCGGTGCTGGGCGGCAACTTTTTCGAAATCAGCAACCCCGGGGCCGACCCGGGCGGCGACCCGGCCCGCTTCTTCGAACGCTTTCGCAAGCACCGCGCCACCGCCGACTCGCCCGGGTTGGGCCTGAGCATCGTGCAGCAAATTGGGGTGTACTACGGGTTTGGAGTGAGCTACATGTTCGAGCCAGCCGGCCGGCGCCATGTGCTGCGGGTACAGTTTGGGGCGTAG